A single window of Rhizobium indicum DNA harbors:
- the efp gene encoding elongation factor P — protein MVKVIASSVRKGNVLDVDGKLYVVLTAQNFHPGKGTPVTQVDMRRIVDGVKVSERWRTTEQVERAFVEDVSFQFLYEDGEGFHFMNPASYDQVVVDVATMGDDKAYLQEGMSCILSMHEGIALALQLPRHVTLEIMETEPVVKGQTASSSYKPAILSNGVRAMVPPHINAGTRVVIATEDNSYVERAKD, from the coding sequence ATGGTCAAGGTCATCGCCTCTTCGGTCCGCAAGGGCAACGTTCTCGATGTCGACGGCAAGCTCTACGTCGTTCTCACCGCCCAGAACTTTCATCCGGGCAAAGGCACGCCGGTCACCCAGGTCGACATGCGCCGCATCGTCGACGGCGTGAAGGTTTCCGAGCGCTGGCGCACCACCGAACAGGTCGAGCGCGCCTTCGTCGAAGACGTCTCCTTCCAGTTTCTCTATGAAGACGGCGAAGGCTTCCACTTCATGAACCCGGCGAGCTACGATCAGGTCGTCGTCGATGTCGCCACGATGGGTGACGACAAGGCTTATCTGCAGGAAGGCATGTCCTGCATCCTCTCGATGCATGAAGGTATTGCGCTGGCGCTCCAACTGCCGCGCCACGTCACGCTCGAAATCATGGAGACGGAACCGGTCGTCAAGGGACAGACGGCATCGTCCTCCTACAAGCCGGCGATTTTGTCGAACGGCGTGCGCGCCATGGTGCCGCCGCACATCAATGCCGGCACCCGCGTCGTCATCGCGACGGAAGACAATTCCTACGTCGAACGCGCCAAGGACTGA
- the epmA gene encoding EF-P lysine aminoacylase EpmA: protein MNSSAKASPWWTPSVHADRRPLLIGRNAIQAALRGFFAREDFIEVDTAVLQVSPGNEAHLHAFATEALTTDGQKAPFYLHTSPEFACKKLLAAGEERISCFAHVYRNRERGPLHHPEFTMLEWYRAGESYESLMMDCVRILALATETVKTGKLAYRGAESDPFAGPERTSVAEAFERHAGIDLLASVVADGSTDRDHLAAEMKRVGMRVADDDGWADLFSRVLVEKIEPHLGFGRITILDEYPVSEAALARPSARDSRVAERFELYACGVELANGFGELTNAAEQRRRFEIEMAEKARVYGETYPIDEDFLAALSLMPEASGIALGFDRLVMLATGASRIDQVLWAPVAEYGR, encoded by the coding sequence ATGAACTCTTCGGCGAAAGCGTCCCCCTGGTGGACCCCGTCCGTGCATGCAGACCGCCGTCCGCTCCTGATCGGACGCAATGCGATCCAGGCGGCGTTGCGCGGGTTTTTCGCGCGCGAGGATTTCATCGAGGTGGATACGGCGGTGCTGCAGGTCTCTCCCGGCAACGAGGCGCATCTGCATGCCTTCGCGACGGAAGCGCTGACGACGGATGGGCAAAAGGCGCCGTTCTACCTTCATACCTCGCCGGAATTTGCCTGCAAGAAGCTGCTTGCGGCGGGCGAGGAGCGCATCTCGTGTTTTGCCCATGTCTATCGCAACCGCGAGCGCGGGCCGCTGCATCATCCTGAGTTCACCATGCTCGAATGGTATCGGGCCGGCGAAAGCTACGAGAGCCTGATGATGGATTGCGTGCGGATCCTGGCGCTGGCGACTGAGACGGTGAAGACCGGCAAGCTTGCCTATCGCGGTGCCGAGAGCGATCCCTTCGCCGGGCCGGAGCGGACCAGCGTTGCCGAAGCGTTCGAGCGTCATGCCGGCATCGATCTTCTCGCCTCGGTCGTAGCCGACGGTTCGACCGATCGCGACCATCTGGCCGCCGAGATGAAGCGCGTCGGCATGCGTGTTGCCGATGACGACGGTTGGGCCGATCTCTTCAGCCGGGTGCTGGTCGAAAAGATCGAGCCGCATCTCGGTTTCGGCCGCATCACCATTCTCGACGAATATCCGGTCTCGGAGGCAGCCCTTGCCCGTCCCTCGGCGCGCGACTCCAGGGTTGCCGAACGTTTCGAGCTCTATGCCTGCGGCGTCGAGCTTGCGAACGGCTTCGGTGAACTCACCAACGCTGCCGAACAGCGGCGACGGTTCGAGATCGAGATGGCCGAGAAGGCGCGGGTCTACGGCGAGACCTATCCGATTGACGAGGATTTCCTCGCCGCGCTGTCGCTGATGCCTGAGGCAAGCGGTATCGCGCTCGGCTTCGACCGGTTGGTGATGCTGGCGACGGGAGCATCGCGCATCGACCAGGTGCTCTGGGCGCCGGTGGCGGAGTATGGAAGATGA
- a CDS encoding lysine-2,3-aminomutase-like protein, with product MNVVKSIKSVHDLVKAGLVVPADRARLEEVAARYAIALTPAISKLIDRADPDDPIARQFVPDAAELTIAPEERTDPIGDHAHSPVEGIVHRYPDRVLLKAVHVCPVYCRFCFRREMVGPQGLGTLDAAAMQAAFDYIRGHEEIWEVILTGGDPLVLSPRRLREIMEALAEIAHVKIVRFHTRVPVVDPEKIDAALIAALKASGKTVYVALHANHPRELTPEARAACGRLVDAGIAMVSQSVLLKGVNDDPDVLAKLMKAFVEIRVKPYYLHHPDLAPGTSHFRVTIEEGQEIVAALRGRISGLCQPAYILDIPGGHGKAVVSGSAIRATGDGCYSVTDYRGGEHSYPPAD from the coding sequence ATGAATGTCGTCAAATCGATCAAGAGCGTCCACGATCTTGTGAAGGCGGGGCTGGTCGTGCCTGCCGATCGTGCGAGGCTTGAGGAGGTTGCGGCGCGCTACGCGATTGCGTTGACGCCTGCGATCAGCAAGCTCATCGATCGAGCCGATCCCGATGATCCGATCGCTCGGCAATTCGTGCCCGATGCGGCAGAACTCACGATCGCCCCGGAAGAACGCACCGATCCGATCGGCGATCATGCCCACAGCCCCGTCGAAGGCATCGTTCACCGCTATCCCGATCGTGTCTTGCTCAAGGCCGTGCATGTCTGCCCGGTCTATTGCCGCTTCTGCTTCCGGCGCGAAATGGTCGGGCCGCAAGGCCTCGGCACGCTCGATGCGGCGGCGATGCAGGCCGCTTTCGATTACATCCGCGGTCATGAGGAGATCTGGGAGGTCATCCTCACCGGCGGCGATCCGCTGGTGCTTTCGCCGCGCCGGCTCCGCGAGATCATGGAGGCGCTTGCCGAGATCGCGCATGTGAAGATCGTGCGTTTCCATACGCGTGTTCCGGTCGTCGACCCCGAGAAGATCGATGCGGCGCTGATCGCCGCTCTGAAGGCGAGCGGCAAGACGGTCTATGTCGCGCTGCATGCCAACCACCCCCGGGAACTGACGCCGGAAGCGCGGGCGGCTTGCGGCCGCCTCGTCGATGCCGGCATCGCCATGGTCAGCCAGTCGGTGCTGCTCAAGGGTGTCAACGACGATCCCGACGTGCTGGCGAAGCTGATGAAGGCCTTCGTCGAAATCCGCGTCAAACCCTATTACCTGCATCATCCGGATCTGGCGCCTGGCACCAGCCATTTCAGAGTGACGATCGAGGAGGGGCAGGAGATCGTCGCGGCGCTGCGCGGGCGGATTTCCGGTCTCTGCCAGCCGGCCTACATCCTCGATATCCCCGGCGGTCACGGCAAGGCCGTCGTCAGTGGGAGCGCGATCCGGGCAACAGGCGACGGATGTTATTCCGTCACCGATTATCGCGGCGGCGAGCATTCCTATCCGCCGGCCGATTGA
- a CDS encoding acyl carrier protein, with protein MNKAIRDLVAKFGKLPGSIDQVADDADLYAAGLTSFASVQLMLGLEEAFDIEFPDNLLNRKSFASISAIARTVDLIRDSRKVA; from the coding sequence ATGAATAAGGCAATCCGCGACCTCGTAGCCAAATTCGGCAAGCTTCCTGGGTCGATCGACCAGGTCGCCGACGACGCCGATCTTTATGCGGCGGGTTTGACGTCCTTTGCTTCTGTGCAGTTGATGCTTGGCCTCGAAGAGGCCTTCGACATCGAATTTCCCGACAATCTCCTGAACCGCAAATCCTTCGCGAGCATCTCGGCCATCGCCAGGACCGTCGATCTGATCCGGGACAGCCGGAAGGTCGCCTGA
- a CDS encoding acyl-CoA dehydrogenase family protein has protein sequence MNFPVKIMQDGLVTRVARVAEIAAKHADTVDAEARFPREAVDAMKAERLLGIQVPRHFGGESASITEIAELCSMLGQACAASAMVFAMHHIKLSSLVEHGADSEWHRGFMRRIAAEQLLIASATTEGGIGGNLRNSICAVEVDGDTCRLEKDATVISYGSHADAILITSRAHAQAASSDQVLTAFLKDQYTIEKTHVWNTLGMRGTCSDGFLFKGEAPACQILPKPFAEIAAQSMLASSHLLWSGVWYGIAVDAVVRAQAFVRAAARKAPDAQPPGALRLAEVSNLLQMVKSNVVAGLKAYEDAKADADRLSSMGFAVAMNNVKIASSETILEIVNHAMLICGIMGYKNGTPFSLGRHLRDAHSAQLMISNDRILGNTSSMLLVHKQDTSLLG, from the coding sequence ATGAATTTCCCCGTCAAGATCATGCAGGACGGTCTTGTCACAAGGGTAGCCCGTGTCGCCGAAATCGCGGCGAAACACGCGGATACCGTTGATGCCGAGGCCCGCTTCCCCCGGGAAGCCGTCGATGCGATGAAGGCCGAAAGGCTGCTCGGCATCCAGGTGCCGCGCCACTTCGGCGGCGAATCCGCCTCGATCACCGAGATCGCCGAATTGTGCTCGATGCTCGGCCAGGCCTGCGCTGCAAGCGCCATGGTCTTCGCCATGCACCACATCAAGCTGTCGAGCCTCGTTGAACATGGCGCCGACAGCGAATGGCATCGCGGTTTCATGCGCCGCATCGCAGCCGAGCAGTTGCTGATCGCATCCGCCACCACCGAAGGCGGTATCGGCGGAAATCTGCGCAACAGCATCTGCGCGGTCGAGGTCGATGGCGACACGTGCCGCCTCGAAAAGGATGCGACCGTCATTTCCTACGGCTCGCACGCCGACGCCATCCTTATCACCTCGCGCGCCCATGCGCAGGCGGCTTCCTCCGATCAGGTGCTGACGGCCTTCCTCAAGGACCAGTACACGATCGAGAAAACGCATGTCTGGAATACCCTCGGCATGCGCGGCACCTGCTCCGATGGGTTCCTGTTCAAGGGCGAAGCGCCGGCTTGCCAGATCCTGCCGAAGCCTTTCGCTGAGATCGCGGCGCAATCCATGCTCGCCTCTTCGCATCTGCTTTGGAGCGGCGTCTGGTACGGCATCGCCGTCGATGCCGTTGTGCGCGCCCAGGCTTTCGTGCGCGCTGCCGCCCGCAAGGCGCCGGATGCCCAGCCGCCGGGCGCGCTGCGCCTCGCCGAGGTTTCGAACCTGCTGCAGATGGTGAAATCCAACGTGGTTGCCGGCCTCAAGGCCTATGAGGATGCCAAGGCCGATGCCGACAGGCTGTCTTCGATGGGATTTGCGGTGGCGATGAACAATGTCAAAATTGCCTCGTCCGAGACGATCCTGGAGATCGTCAACCATGCCATGCTGATCTGCGGCATCATGGGCTACAAGAACGGCACGCCCTTCAGCCTCGGACGCCATCTGCGCGACGCGCATTCCGCACAGCTCATGATTTCGAATGACCGCATCCTCGGCAACACGTCGAGCATGCTTCTTGTCCATAAGCAGGACACTAGCCTACTGGGGTGA
- a CDS encoding amino acid--[acyl-carrier-protein] ligase encodes MDMQTSFLDRLFESGLLIDTGIDGLYGRSGQFEDVIAAFERLIDTFGGADGAEAMRFPPGMNRAFFEKSGYMKSFPQLAGTVHSFCGSELDHVSLLQCMEVGEDWTKGQEATDIVLTPAACYPLYPTIAKRGNLPETGGLFDLQSYCFRHEPSKDPARQQLFRMREYVCMGTELHVTDFRQRWMDRGVEMMKTVGLEVTIDVANDPFFGRAGKMLANNQRDQNLKFELLIPITSAANPTACMSFNYHQDAFGTKWGLNLEDGSVAHTACVGFGLERIALALFHHHGLDVKHWPASVRKALWG; translated from the coding sequence ATGGATATGCAGACCTCGTTTCTGGACCGGCTTTTCGAATCCGGCTTGTTGATCGATACCGGCATCGACGGGCTCTACGGCCGCAGCGGCCAGTTCGAAGACGTGATCGCTGCCTTCGAGCGCCTGATCGACACGTTCGGCGGCGCCGATGGTGCCGAAGCCATGCGTTTTCCGCCCGGCATGAACCGCGCCTTCTTCGAAAAGAGCGGCTACATGAAGAGCTTTCCGCAGCTCGCCGGCACGGTGCACAGCTTCTGCGGCAGCGAGCTCGATCATGTCAGCCTGCTGCAATGCATGGAAGTCGGGGAAGACTGGACCAAGGGACAGGAGGCGACCGACATCGTGCTGACGCCGGCTGCCTGCTATCCGCTCTATCCGACGATCGCCAAGCGCGGCAATCTGCCGGAGACGGGCGGCCTCTTCGACCTGCAATCCTATTGCTTCCGCCATGAGCCGTCGAAAGACCCTGCCCGACAGCAGCTGTTCCGCATGCGTGAATATGTCTGCATGGGCACAGAGCTGCACGTCACCGATTTCCGCCAGCGCTGGATGGATCGCGGCGTCGAGATGATGAAGACCGTCGGCCTCGAGGTGACGATCGACGTTGCCAATGATCCGTTCTTCGGCCGCGCCGGCAAGATGCTCGCCAACAATCAGCGCGACCAGAACCTGAAGTTCGAGCTGCTGATCCCGATCACCTCGGCTGCCAATCCGACCGCCTGCATGAGCTTCAACTACCATCAGGATGCCTTCGGCACGAAATGGGGTCTCAATCTCGAGGACGGCAGTGTCGCGCACACCGCCTGCGTCGGCTTCGGACTGGAGCGCATCGCCCTTGCCCTCTTCCATCATCACGGACTCGATGTGAAGCACTGGCCGGCCAGCGTACGGAAAGCGCTGTGGGGCTGA
- a CDS encoding DUF1839 family protein — protein MTSVFSGIDPETYRAHALHTGERAWPETNCYVDLWIEVLATSGVAPEAMLGFTLTQDFEGDQFTFFKVPLEDLEALYGIRVTELAIYDRVERHVEVQIARARLCLIEMDSFYMPDTRGTAYRQEHGKTTVAINRLDVAAKRVDYFHNAGYFRLEGEDFDGLFQLHLTENDPPFLPYTEFARFPERPADEAHLRASARRLAGFHFARRPRENPIRAFASVFPQQVESLAERPFGFFHKYAFNTLRQVGANFELAADYLAWLSPGEFAAAAEHARRISEVAKSVQFQLARAVTRRKFEPLQAALDPAADAWDSMMASLAGRI, from the coding sequence ATGACATCGGTCTTTTCGGGAATCGACCCGGAAACCTACCGGGCGCATGCGCTGCATACCGGCGAGCGCGCCTGGCCGGAAACCAATTGCTATGTCGATCTCTGGATCGAGGTTCTGGCGACATCAGGCGTTGCGCCCGAGGCGATGCTGGGTTTTACCCTGACGCAGGATTTCGAGGGCGACCAGTTCACCTTCTTCAAGGTGCCGCTTGAGGATCTGGAAGCGCTCTACGGCATTCGTGTGACCGAGCTTGCCATCTACGACCGTGTCGAACGCCATGTCGAGGTTCAGATCGCGCGGGCTCGTCTCTGCCTGATCGAAATGGATTCCTTCTACATGCCGGATACGCGCGGCACGGCCTACCGGCAGGAGCACGGCAAGACGACGGTTGCTATCAACCGCCTGGACGTTGCGGCCAAGCGCGTCGATTATTTCCACAATGCCGGTTATTTCCGTCTCGAAGGCGAGGATTTCGACGGTTTGTTCCAGCTGCATCTGACGGAAAACGACCCGCCATTCCTGCCCTACACGGAATTTGCGCGTTTCCCGGAAAGGCCGGCAGATGAGGCGCATCTGCGCGCGAGCGCACGGCGGCTTGCCGGTTTTCATTTTGCCCGGCGTCCCCGCGAAAACCCGATCCGCGCCTTTGCAAGCGTCTTTCCGCAACAGGTCGAATCGCTGGCGGAACGGCCGTTCGGCTTCTTCCACAAATACGCCTTCAACACGCTTCGCCAGGTGGGCGCCAATTTCGAGCTGGCGGCCGATTACCTCGCCTGGCTTTCCCCTGGTGAATTCGCCGCTGCCGCCGAGCATGCCAGGCGTATTTCGGAGGTGGCGAAATCGGTGCAGTTCCAGCTTGCCCGCGCCGTCACCCGCAGGAAGTTCGAGCCGTTGCAGGCAGCACTTGATCCGGCCGCCGATGCATGGGATTCCATGATGGCGTCGCTTGCGGGGCGAATCTGA